The Pseudodesulfovibrio cashew genomic sequence GGGAGCTGGAGTTGTTCGCGGACACCCAGCGCCACACCCTGTTCATCCCGTCCCTGTCCTACCGCGAGAACGTCCACTCCAGCTACGATCTGGAGGACGCCAAGAAGGACGCGGTCAACCAGTTGACCATGCAGCTCGATTCCATGGGCGTGTTTCTCCAGCCAGAGGACGCCCAGATTACCCACGCCTCCAGCTTCAACATGGTCGAGGGCATGAGCCGGGTGGGCAGGAACATCCGCGTCAAATGTCAGGTCAGGCCGCATGTGGTGGCCGTGCTGGGGGGGAGATAAACCATGCTCAAGGCGAACAACAAACTCGGCATCATCTTTTTTCCGGCCTTTGACTGGGCCATCTCGCCCACTCACCCGGAGCGGCAGGAGCGACTCCTGTATACCCAGGATCAGCTGCGCGAAGAGGGCATCTTCGACATCGAGGGCGTGGAGGAATACAAGCCCGACGTGGCGGACATCGAGGACGTTGAGCGCGTCCACTTCTGCTTTCCGGACGTGAACTCCGTGACCACGCGGTCCCACCGGATTTCGGCGGGCGGGGCCATGAAGGCCGCCGACCTGGTCATGACCGGCGAGCGCGACTGCGCCTTCGCCATGGTCCGGCCGCCCGGGCATCACGCCATGAAAGTGGTCCACGGCTCCCGCGGCTTCTGCAACATCAACATCGAAGCGGTGATGATCGAGCACATCCGCGAGACCTACGGCCACAAGCGCGTGGCCATCGTGGATACGGACTGCCACCACGGCGACGGCACCCAGGACGTGTACTGGCACGACCCGGACACCCTGTTCATTTCCCTCCACCAGGACGGGCGCACCCTGTATCCCGGCTCGGGATTTCCCCAGGAACTGGGCGGACCCAAGGCCAGGGGCAGAAACATCAACATCCCGCTGCCGCCCAACACCTCGGACGAGGGGTTCCTGATGGCAATGGAGCGTGTGGTCATGCCCATCCTGGAGGACTTCAAGCCGGACCTGGTGGTCAACTCCGCCGGGCAGGACAACCATTTCTCCGACCCGATCACCAATATGAACTTCTCGGCCCGGGGCTACGCTGCCCTCAACGAGATGCTCAAGCCGGACATCGCGGTGCTGGAAGGGGGCTATTCCATCCAGGGCGCGCTGCCGTACGTCAACCTCGGCATCTGCCTGGCCATGGCGGGGGTGGACTACTCGCACGTCCGCGAGCCCAACTACAATCCCGATCAGATCAAGCAGGACGATCAGACCACGGCCTACATCGAGGAGCTGTGCAGACAGCTGCCCAAGCTCTATTTCGATCCTCCCGCCTTCGATCCCAAGGGCGACTCCCGCCAGGGCGTCATCTCCGGCAACCAGTTCATCCGCCACAAGCAGATTTACTACGACACCGACGGCATTAACGAGGTCCAGCAGGAGTCCCTGACCCTGTGTGACAAGTGCCGGGGGCTGTACAAGGTGGAGACCCGCGCCGACTCCGGTCCGCTCTGCCTGGGCGTGGAGATTCCCATCGACGCCTGCCC encodes the following:
- a CDS encoding histone deacetylase, with translation MLKANNKLGIIFFPAFDWAISPTHPERQERLLYTQDQLREEGIFDIEGVEEYKPDVADIEDVERVHFCFPDVNSVTTRSHRISAGGAMKAADLVMTGERDCAFAMVRPPGHHAMKVVHGSRGFCNINIEAVMIEHIRETYGHKRVAIVDTDCHHGDGTQDVYWHDPDTLFISLHQDGRTLYPGSGFPQELGGPKARGRNINIPLPPNTSDEGFLMAMERVVMPILEDFKPDLVVNSAGQDNHFSDPITNMNFSARGYAALNEMLKPDIAVLEGGYSIQGALPYVNLGICLAMAGVDYSHVREPNYNPDQIKQDDQTTAYIEELCRQLPKLYFDPPAFDPKGDSRQGVISGNQFIRHKQIYYDTDGINEVQQESLTLCDKCRGLYKVETRADSGPLCLGVEIPIDACPDCKSKGYQLVEDGLIKGGYRYVQLINRKDKDYVRYGF